The Akkermansiaceae bacterium genome has a window encoding:
- a CDS encoding PEP-CTERM sorting domain-containing protein (PEP-CTERM proteins occur, often in large numbers, in the proteomes of bacteria that also encode an exosortase, a predicted intramembrane cysteine proteinase. The presence of a PEP-CTERM domain at a protein's C-terminus predicts cleavage within the sorting domain, followed by covalent anchoring to some some component of the (usually Gram-negative) cell surface. Many PEP-CTERM proteins exhibit an unusual sequence composition that includes large numbers of potential glycosylation sites. Expression of one such protein has been shown restore the ability of a bacterium to form floc, a type of biofilm.), with amino-acid sequence MKYKHTILTAATLAAFASTATAATIFNDTFDVGATPTLGDDVDDPNDTEWTPFNGDVTSSLVDDGAPQNNVMQVANTGTFRPMITTFSDVTLENGHTLDFSFKIKATSTPTVASGGFRFHLGNGSKGYTFVANWGDGTTDGLWKAASGLSATTKITEADGGNNFDLTGTGWHTVNATIKRVDATHVSFTFGLNGTNHVEDVTVEDLTPAFTFNVLNIGNAGSQETYRLDDIVLTQAVPEPSSAALLGLGGLALMLRRRK; translated from the coding sequence ATGAAATATAAACATACCATCCTCACGGCGGCCACCCTCGCCGCCTTTGCGTCCACGGCCACAGCCGCGACGATTTTCAACGACACTTTTGACGTCGGTGCGACCCCCACTCTCGGCGATGATGTTGATGATCCGAACGACACTGAATGGACTCCCTTCAACGGAGACGTTACATCCAGCTTAGTGGACGATGGCGCTCCTCAGAACAATGTGATGCAGGTGGCCAATACCGGGACCTTCCGCCCCATGATTACCACGTTTTCGGACGTGACTTTGGAAAATGGTCATACTCTCGATTTCAGCTTCAAGATTAAGGCTACTAGCACGCCAACGGTTGCTAGTGGTGGTTTTCGTTTCCACCTGGGTAACGGAAGTAAAGGCTATACATTCGTTGCTAACTGGGGGGATGGAACAACAGATGGATTGTGGAAGGCAGCCAGTGGGTTGTCAGCGACAACTAAGATTACTGAGGCTGACGGCGGGAATAATTTCGACCTCACCGGCACTGGCTGGCATACGGTGAACGCCACCATCAAACGTGTGGACGCCACCCACGTGAGCTTCACCTTTGGACTCAATGGCACCAATCATGTTGAAGACGTCACCGTGGAGGATCTGACTCCGGCATTCACCTTCAATGTTTTGAACATCGGTAACGCCGGTTCACAAGAGACCTACCGTTTGGACGACATCGTCCTGACCCAAGCCGTGCCAGAACCAAGCTCAGCCGCACTGCTCGGTCTCGGTGGCCTTGCGCTGATGCTCCGTCGCCGCAAGTAA
- a CDS encoding PEP-CTERM sorting domain-containing protein (PEP-CTERM proteins occur, often in large numbers, in the proteomes of bacteria that also encode an exosortase, a predicted intramembrane cysteine proteinase. The presence of a PEP-CTERM domain at a protein's C-terminus predicts cleavage within the sorting domain, followed by covalent anchoring to some some component of the (usually Gram-negative) cell surface. Many PEP-CTERM proteins exhibit an unusual sequence composition that includes large numbers of potential glycosylation sites. Expression of one such protein has been shown restore the ability of a bacterium to form floc, a type of biofilm.), with product MKYKHTLLTAATLAAFASTATAATTLLSDTFDVGATPSLGDDGDDPNDGAWTASHVGTSVTLVGDGMPQNNTLGFSPDTTFRYAITTFSEATLGNGDSLDISFKVRATSGPTVASGAFQFVLNDTNAGGYAFFSSWGDGSTNAIWHGNGGLSANNSFGIDGDDFDVTGTTWHTVNATITRVDATHLTFTYGLDGTNHVNAVTVEDLTPTFTFNRLHIGNRSSEQAFLLDDVLVTYQAVPEPSSAALLGLGGLALILRRRK from the coding sequence ATGAAATACAAACACACACTTCTCACGGCGGCCACCCTCGCCGCCTTTGCCTCCACGGCCACGGCCGCGACAACACTTTTAAGCGACACCTTCGATGTCGGAGCAACCCCATCTCTCGGCGATGATGGCGATGACCCGAACGATGGAGCTTGGACAGCTTCCCATGTGGGGACCTCGGTCACACTTGTGGGCGATGGTATGCCGCAAAACAATACCTTGGGGTTCTCACCCGACACAACCTTTCGCTATGCAATCACAACATTCTCCGAGGCAACTTTGGGAAATGGTGACTCTCTGGATATTAGTTTCAAGGTCAGGGCAACTAGCGGGCCGACGGTCGCGAGTGGGGCTTTCCAATTCGTTCTGAATGATACAAACGCTGGTGGTTACGCATTTTTCAGTAGTTGGGGTGACGGAAGCACAAACGCTATTTGGCATGGCAACGGTGGTCTATCAGCTAACAATAGTTTTGGCATTGACGGGGATGATTTTGATGTCACCGGAACCACCTGGCACACGGTAAACGCCACCATCACCCGCGTGGATGCCACCCACCTGACCTTCACCTACGGCCTCGACGGCACCAATCACGTGAATGCTGTCACCGTGGAGGACCTTACTCCAACGTTCACCTTCAATCGTCTCCATATCGGTAACCGAAGTTCAGAACAGGCCTTCCTCCTGGACGATGTTCTGGTGACCTACCAAGCCGTGCCGGAACCAAGCTCAGCCGCACTGCTCGGCCTCGGTGGTCTTGCGCTGATACTCCGTCGCCGTAAGTAA
- a CDS encoding arylsulfatase, protein MIRSLIAVSSVFLVIAPAQAQENRKPNVIFILADDLGYGELGCYGQKKIKTPHIDALATQGMKFTQFYSGQTVCAPARCSLLTGLHQGHAQIRHNSPHLQGRIQEEVDDGFVGQWPLKEGTFTIGHLFQRQGYKTACVGKWGLGHPQNSGNPNKQGFDLYYGYACQVQAHNYYPTYLYRNDRKEYLDGNKHGFTGKVYAADAMEKVCLDFIRENKDQPFFLYFANPIPHVSLQVPDEDLAAYTKVFGDEKPFTGEGEEYAYMPHTHPRAAYAAMVSHLDRSVGRINALLKELGLEDDTIVIFTSDNGATFVGGYDREFFDGCGGLRGRKGFLYEGGIRVPLIVRWPGKVKAGSNSEHIGAFWDFMPTFAGLTGAKCPQTDGISILPELLGEKQAAHDFLYWEFWGYGGWQVMRQGDWKAVQKDLHAGNTHIELYNLATDPAEQHDVSAQHPQRVKEMKQKMMQQHQENPNFPITILGDARNSYTPEK, encoded by the coding sequence ATGATCCGATCCCTCATCGCTGTTAGCTCCGTTTTTCTCGTGATTGCCCCGGCCCAGGCGCAGGAAAACCGCAAACCTAACGTCATCTTCATCCTCGCCGACGACCTCGGCTACGGCGAGCTGGGCTGTTACGGGCAGAAAAAAATCAAGACCCCGCACATCGACGCACTGGCGACGCAGGGCATGAAGTTCACCCAGTTTTACTCCGGCCAGACGGTCTGCGCGCCGGCGCGTTGCAGCCTGCTGACCGGACTGCACCAAGGGCACGCCCAGATCCGTCACAACTCGCCGCATTTGCAGGGACGCATCCAGGAGGAAGTGGACGATGGCTTTGTCGGCCAGTGGCCGCTCAAGGAAGGTACCTTCACCATCGGCCATCTGTTCCAGCGGCAAGGATACAAAACCGCCTGTGTCGGCAAGTGGGGACTCGGCCACCCGCAGAACTCCGGCAACCCGAACAAGCAGGGGTTCGATCTCTATTACGGCTACGCCTGCCAGGTCCAGGCGCACAACTACTACCCCACCTACCTCTACCGCAACGACCGCAAGGAGTATCTGGACGGCAACAAACACGGCTTCACCGGCAAGGTCTATGCCGCCGACGCGATGGAAAAAGTCTGCCTCGATTTCATCCGCGAGAACAAGGACCAGCCGTTTTTCCTCTACTTCGCCAACCCCATCCCGCACGTGTCACTGCAAGTGCCGGACGAGGACCTCGCGGCCTACACCAAGGTCTTTGGGGACGAAAAACCGTTCACCGGTGAGGGCGAGGAATACGCCTACATGCCGCACACCCACCCCCGCGCCGCCTACGCCGCGATGGTTTCCCACCTCGACCGCTCGGTCGGCCGCATCAACGCCCTGCTCAAGGAGCTCGGGCTGGAGGACGACACCATCGTCATCTTCACCTCGGACAACGGCGCCACCTTTGTCGGCGGCTACGACCGCGAGTTTTTCGACGGCTGCGGCGGCCTGCGCGGTCGCAAGGGGTTTCTCTACGAAGGCGGCATCCGCGTGCCGTTGATCGTGCGCTGGCCGGGCAAGGTCAAGGCCGGCAGCAACAGCGAACACATCGGCGCCTTCTGGGACTTCATGCCGACCTTTGCCGGGCTGACCGGCGCCAAGTGCCCGCAAACCGACGGCATCAGCATCCTGCCCGAGCTGCTGGGGGAAAAACAAGCGGCGCACGATTTCCTCTACTGGGAGTTCTGGGGTTACGGCGGCTGGCAGGTGATGCGCCAGGGCGATTGGAAAGCGGTGCAAAAAGACCTCCACGCCGGCAACACCCACATCGAACTCTACAACCTCGCCACCGATCCCGCCGAGCAGCACGATGTCTCGGCACAACACCCGCAGCGGGTGAAAGAGATGAAGCAGAAAATGATGCAGCAGCACCAGGAGAACCCGAACTTCCCGATCACCATCCTCGGCGACGCCAGGAACAGCTACACCCCGGAGAAATAG
- a CDS encoding glycoside hydrolase family 88 protein, translated as MKPTRPMPLPTWKSAALAIALMTASGQAEETTTPTKEAPAAEKPAVVDAGIVAKPVKRADIIRNMSAVSAWMHKNRQQVKGGQFGDTHWTVATWYAGEYALYDVTKSPEHLKPLMAMAETTEWELGLRVLFADDQCIAQTYADLYMNVKKDPVLIDHMRYIADYMMRLPGDLSLENHHRVKLIGEWSWCDSLFMAPPAFAKLYQATGERKYLDFMNKKWWKTYDYLYDKEEKLFFRDSSYFDQKEANGKKVFWGRGNGWTMGGLVRVIDCLPKDYPDYPRYITLYKEMAERIAGLQQPDGLWRASLLDPDSYPSGETSASGFYCYALAWGINHGQLDKATYLPKVKKAWFALNAALHPDGQLGYAQPIGQDPKHCSFDDSEVYAVGAYLLAGREVLGLFAE; from the coding sequence ATGAAACCGACCCGACCCATGCCCCTCCCGACTTGGAAATCCGCCGCCCTGGCGATTGCCCTGATGACCGCCTCCGGCCAGGCCGAGGAAACCACCACCCCCACTAAGGAAGCTCCGGCGGCGGAAAAACCGGCGGTGGTCGATGCCGGCATCGTCGCCAAGCCGGTCAAACGCGCCGACATCATCCGCAACATGAGCGCCGTCAGCGCCTGGATGCACAAAAACCGCCAGCAGGTCAAAGGCGGACAGTTCGGCGACACCCACTGGACCGTCGCCACCTGGTATGCCGGCGAATACGCGCTCTACGATGTCACCAAATCCCCCGAACACCTCAAGCCGCTGATGGCGATGGCGGAGACCACCGAGTGGGAGCTCGGCCTGCGGGTGCTTTTTGCCGACGACCAATGTATCGCCCAGACCTACGCCGACCTCTACATGAACGTCAAAAAGGACCCCGTGCTCATTGATCACATGCGCTACATCGCCGACTACATGATGCGCCTGCCCGGCGACCTGTCGTTGGAAAACCACCACCGGGTCAAGCTCATCGGTGAGTGGTCCTGGTGCGACTCGCTGTTCATGGCGCCGCCCGCATTCGCCAAACTCTACCAGGCGACCGGCGAGCGCAAGTATCTCGATTTCATGAATAAAAAGTGGTGGAAAACCTACGACTACCTCTACGACAAGGAGGAAAAGCTGTTCTTCCGCGACTCCTCGTATTTCGACCAAAAAGAAGCCAACGGCAAAAAGGTCTTCTGGGGTCGGGGCAACGGCTGGACGATGGGCGGCCTGGTGCGCGTCATCGACTGCCTGCCCAAGGACTACCCGGACTACCCGCGCTACATCACGCTTTACAAAGAAATGGCGGAACGCATCGCCGGCTTGCAGCAGCCCGACGGCTTGTGGCGCGCCAGCCTGCTCGATCCGGACTCCTACCCTTCCGGCGAGACCAGCGCCTCCGGGTTCTACTGCTACGCCCTGGCCTGGGGCATCAACCACGGCCAGCTCGACAAAGCGACTTACCTGCCCAAGGTGAAAAAAGCCTGGTTCGCGCTCAACGCCGCGCTGCACCCGGACGGCCAGCTCGGCTACGCCCAACCGATCGGCCAGGACCCCAAGCACTGCTCGTTTGACGACAGCGAAGTGTATGCCGTCGGCGCCTACCTGCTGGCAGGCCGCGAGGTGCTCGGCCTGTTCGCTGAATAA
- a CDS encoding PEP-CTERM sorting domain-containing protein codes for MMKNPKTILTALALSLPLGAHAATFASYDAGANASGSYRHIATNETWLWVYTASDTHPGGTEWGDSEAYDGYSWTLTFDHAIDFNQLGAILPFVDLDQPDDYQGTMTVSGGTATTNTLSMNFVNGTTPVYNGGDGTWSVTLSGPSNNNVSTNLNGSTGTFTSLAFTMDPVAPNNGDLLAMRVFTQSGYELVPEPSSAVLMSLGGLALLMPRRRKSVA; via the coding sequence ATGATGAAAAACCCTAAAACGATCCTCACCGCGCTGGCACTCAGCTTGCCGCTTGGTGCCCACGCCGCGACGTTTGCGAGCTACGATGCAGGCGCCAACGCCAGTGGCAGCTACCGCCATATCGCCACGAATGAAACCTGGTTATGGGTCTACACCGCGTCAGACACCCACCCAGGCGGAACCGAGTGGGGAGACTCGGAAGCATACGACGGCTATTCGTGGACACTGACCTTCGATCACGCGATTGACTTCAACCAACTCGGAGCCATCCTTCCCTTTGTCGATCTGGACCAGCCCGACGACTACCAGGGAACGATGACCGTATCCGGCGGCACAGCCACCACCAATACGCTCAGTATGAACTTTGTCAACGGCACCACCCCGGTTTACAACGGCGGCGACGGAACCTGGAGCGTGACCCTCTCAGGGCCCTCCAATAACAACGTCAGCACCAACCTCAATGGCTCGACCGGAACCTTCACCTCCCTGGCCTTCACCATGGATCCGGTGGCTCCTAATAACGGTGATCTGCTTGCCATGAGGGTTTTCACACAGTCTGGCTATGAACTCGTCCCCGAGCCCTCCAGTGCCGTCCTGATGAGCCTCGGAGGTTTGGCCTTGTTGATGCCTCGCCGCAGAAAAAGCGTTGCTTAA
- a CDS encoding PEP-CTERM sorting domain-containing protein (PEP-CTERM proteins occur, often in large numbers, in the proteomes of bacteria that also encode an exosortase, a predicted intramembrane cysteine proteinase. The presence of a PEP-CTERM domain at a protein's C-terminus predicts cleavage within the sorting domain, followed by covalent anchoring to some some component of the (usually Gram-negative) cell surface. Many PEP-CTERM proteins exhibit an unusual sequence composition that includes large numbers of potential glycosylation sites. Expression of one such protein has been shown restore the ability of a bacterium to form floc, a type of biofilm.) codes for MKTISNSKTKLALVLMTSLLTTGLHAAVTLTASMPGGVGWNNSGYWSDGLAPHSGGDYLVSSNYSLRTPTGSPGDTFGGDSLTFSTGSLGIVAGDGTTTTINNLSFTGNASVGLSSGGSKSLAGTMDIADGVQVNFFNGNSDTRVLTLTTLLSGAGTIRVGVGSTDAVGSTVNIVNAANTWAGNILMAQGTLNIANNLYAADYVFTGDDGIFHLNAGKTYTFGEGSTLNGTSLAIGTYTATELNDLALGGTEFTGTGTFAVVPEPSSAVLLCGGIITLALSRRRL; via the coding sequence ATGAAGACAATTTCCAACAGCAAAACCAAACTCGCCCTTGTCCTGATGACCTCCCTGCTCACCACCGGGTTACATGCGGCCGTGACCTTGACGGCCTCCATGCCCGGGGGCGTGGGCTGGAACAATTCGGGATATTGGAGTGATGGACTGGCACCTCACTCGGGGGGAGACTATCTGGTGTCATCGAATTATTCACTGCGCACGCCGACGGGTAGCCCAGGCGACACATTCGGCGGGGATTCCCTGACATTTAGTACTGGCTCGCTGGGTATTGTTGCAGGGGATGGCACAACAACCACCATCAACAACCTGAGTTTCACTGGCAATGCCAGCGTCGGTCTGTCTTCAGGCGGGAGCAAATCCCTGGCCGGAACCATGGACATCGCCGACGGGGTGCAGGTGAATTTTTTCAACGGCAACTCAGACACCCGCGTCCTGACCCTGACCACTCTGCTGAGCGGTGCAGGTACGATCAGGGTGGGTGTGGGTTCAACCGATGCGGTGGGGTCCACTGTGAATATCGTTAACGCTGCCAATACCTGGGCCGGCAACATCCTGATGGCCCAGGGGACCTTGAACATCGCCAACAATTTATACGCGGCCGACTATGTCTTCACGGGGGACGACGGGATCTTTCATCTCAATGCTGGAAAAACGTATACCTTTGGAGAAGGCAGCACCTTGAACGGCACCTCGCTCGCGATCGGCACCTACACCGCGACGGAACTCAACGACCTTGCCCTCGGGGGAACGGAATTCACTGGAACGGGAACATTTGCCGTCGTGCCGGAGCCTTCGTCGGCCGTGTTGCTCTGCGGAGGTATCATCACCCTGGCTCTGAGCCGCCGCCGCTTGTAG
- a CDS encoding SGNH/GDSL hydrolase family protein produces MIKSNSTLLLPCFSLLLGTLHSGAATPDPLVQWHEAADLNGAEKLLSYHSKVTDAQQGKVLQISAEPVTKISKKSTTWLKAFTRLPVTAPPEGSAGISFEYKGNGSPYFASVMVGRDDNLFLGYEVTFPLDSTEWRSMTVPWSDFVNNSLPWDKQARLSMKDFAITPEEVKWVGFGRGNCFHNFYTPNFGFSIRNIRAVSSLPQQTAASYSKGLNHVTGLIQQKQPVKILLLGDSITDFGKNRSYGWHFAQFLQKKRRLPACPVANTGVAGHSVRAGSIVLPRSLRAMPQPDLVCIMYGANDCKAVTHGFDEAVFAKNLGHMIDRVRAATGGKADIVLLNGVPRLNKKGGTTTGEVEKIVGAFNTVAKEKEVALCDTFTAYLALTPDQKQAYYRDTVHQNQTGLTAIGEMLFKFIDSTVPRD; encoded by the coding sequence ATGATCAAATCGAACTCCACTCTGTTACTCCCTTGTTTTTCCCTTTTGTTAGGAACCCTGCATTCAGGAGCCGCCACTCCGGACCCGCTTGTCCAATGGCATGAAGCGGCCGATCTCAACGGCGCGGAGAAACTGCTCTCCTATCATTCCAAGGTGACCGATGCGCAGCAAGGCAAGGTGCTTCAGATCAGCGCGGAACCTGTTACAAAAATAAGTAAAAAATCGACCACCTGGCTGAAGGCGTTCACCCGCTTGCCCGTCACCGCACCACCGGAGGGAAGCGCCGGGATTTCGTTCGAATACAAAGGCAACGGCAGCCCCTATTTTGCCAGTGTGATGGTGGGCAGGGACGACAACCTGTTTCTCGGCTACGAGGTGACGTTCCCGCTCGACTCCACCGAGTGGCGCAGCATGACCGTGCCCTGGTCGGATTTCGTCAACAACTCGCTGCCTTGGGACAAACAGGCGCGACTCTCCATGAAGGATTTCGCCATCACCCCGGAGGAGGTCAAGTGGGTCGGGTTCGGTCGCGGCAACTGCTTCCACAATTTCTACACACCGAACTTCGGGTTTTCGATACGCAACATCCGCGCGGTCAGCTCGCTGCCCCAACAAACGGCAGCCTCCTACTCCAAAGGCCTCAACCACGTCACCGGCCTGATCCAACAGAAGCAGCCGGTCAAGATCCTCCTGCTGGGCGACTCGATCACCGACTTTGGAAAAAACCGTTCCTACGGCTGGCACTTCGCCCAATTTCTCCAGAAAAAACGCAGGCTGCCTGCCTGCCCGGTGGCGAACACCGGCGTCGCCGGGCACTCCGTGCGCGCCGGTTCGATTGTCCTGCCGCGTTCGCTGCGTGCCATGCCGCAGCCGGACCTGGTCTGCATCATGTACGGAGCCAACGACTGCAAGGCGGTGACCCACGGCTTCGATGAGGCTGTGTTCGCAAAAAACCTCGGCCACATGATCGACCGCGTGCGCGCCGCCACCGGTGGCAAAGCCGACATCGTGCTGCTCAACGGAGTGCCGCGTTTGAATAAAAAGGGCGGCACCACCACCGGCGAGGTCGAAAAAATCGTCGGTGCCTTCAATACCGTGGCCAAGGAAAAAGAGGTCGCTCTGTGCGACACCTTCACCGCCTACCTCGCCCTCACCCCCGACCAGAAACAAGCCTACTACCGCGACACCGTGCACCAGAACCAGACCGGCCTCACCGCCATCGGCGAGATGCTCTTCAAGTTCATCGACAGCACCGTGCCGCGCGACTAA
- a CDS encoding type II secretion system protein has protein sequence MHKSPVRLSRRPGFTLVELLVVIAIVAVLAALTFTVVTKLVAKARTASSVNNLKQIHIGAESFAMENFGIFPSTTWGHAKGVDKAYWWNYLGPYIYNDYQGKLDGLVRDKADPAVRAISDSAFRTPKWGEISYTPWDNLTVSPHAQLPGISTIKTKDLAGQPYMSTALNNGYLRACDGREAFEENVLPTAQWRNNQIIVIYCNGSVQVIKNPTYEKVAPAMPELQN, from the coding sequence ATGCACAAAAGCCCCGTCCGTCTGTCCCGCCGTCCCGGCTTCACCCTGGTGGAGCTGCTGGTGGTCATAGCGATTGTCGCTGTTCTCGCCGCTCTCACGTTCACCGTGGTGACCAAGCTGGTGGCGAAGGCGCGTACCGCGTCCTCCGTGAACAACCTCAAGCAGATTCATATCGGGGCGGAGTCGTTTGCGATGGAGAACTTCGGCATTTTCCCATCCACCACCTGGGGGCATGCCAAGGGCGTGGACAAGGCCTACTGGTGGAACTACCTAGGTCCCTACATATACAACGATTACCAGGGCAAACTCGATGGTCTTGTCAGGGACAAGGCCGATCCAGCTGTCAGGGCGATCAGCGACTCGGCATTCAGGACGCCCAAGTGGGGTGAAATCAGCTACACGCCGTGGGACAACCTAACGGTGTCCCCGCACGCTCAGCTCCCCGGTATTTCGACGATAAAGACAAAGGACCTCGCCGGTCAGCCCTACATGTCCACCGCGCTCAATAACGGTTATCTGCGCGCGTGCGACGGCCGGGAGGCGTTTGAGGAAAACGTGCTGCCCACAGCACAGTGGCGGAACAACCAGATCATCGTCATTTACTGCAACGGCTCGGTGCAGGTGATCAAGAACCCCACCTATGAAAAGGTGGCGCCGGCGATGCCCGAATTGCAAAACTGA
- a CDS encoding PEP-CTERM sorting domain-containing protein (PEP-CTERM proteins occur, often in large numbers, in the proteomes of bacteria that also encode an exosortase, a predicted intramembrane cysteine proteinase. The presence of a PEP-CTERM domain at a protein's C-terminus predicts cleavage within the sorting domain, followed by covalent anchoring to some some component of the (usually Gram-negative) cell surface. Many PEP-CTERM proteins exhibit an unusual sequence composition that includes large numbers of potential glycosylation sites. Expression of one such protein has been shown restore the ability of a bacterium to form floc, a type of biofilm.) yields MKLTPLLSVLISAALTAGSQAAITLFATTSGTGSGSDYINYTGNFLGIKSGTSQWNTAPANGVGFYNLANVYWDADNDGTFGETGIGENSGNGATTLDFEAAPITATTSYYFGIAGFAGANTTGSIRFAIRKQDTTTVSILVAEGTPVNFSDSNGDPWQASFEFNNQHYGDVVNNISHSPGGASNDHQGVLTLTLVPEPSSAALLGLGGLALILRRRKG; encoded by the coding sequence ATGAAATTGACACCCCTTCTGTCCGTCCTGATTTCAGCCGCCCTGACGGCTGGTTCCCAAGCTGCCATCACACTGTTTGCTACGACAAGCGGCACCGGATCAGGATCAGACTACATCAATTACACAGGTAATTTCCTGGGTATCAAGAGCGGTACCAGCCAATGGAACACCGCTCCAGCCAACGGTGTAGGATTCTATAACCTCGCCAACGTTTACTGGGACGCGGACAACGACGGCACCTTCGGTGAAACCGGCATCGGCGAAAACTCCGGCAACGGCGCTACCACACTGGATTTTGAGGCCGCCCCGATCACCGCAACCACCAGCTATTACTTTGGTATCGCAGGATTCGCCGGAGCGAATACGACGGGAAGCATCCGCTTTGCCATTCGCAAGCAGGACACCACCACCGTGAGCATCCTGGTTGCCGAGGGCACCCCGGTGAACTTCAGCGACTCCAATGGCGACCCATGGCAGGCCAGCTTCGAGTTCAATAACCAGCACTACGGCGACGTCGTAAACAACATCAGCCACAGCCCCGGCGGTGCCAGCAACGACCACCAGGGGGTTCTCACTCTGACCTTGGTTCCGGAGCCGTCCAGCGCCGCACTCCTTGGTCTCGGCGGACTTGCCTTGATCCTGCGCCGCCGTAAAGGCTAA